The segment ttaaaaatgaaaaaaatggaaaCGGGGATTGAGTTTGGCATGACTTGAACCTCGAAAGCAAAGGAAAAAATGCAAATTCCTTACCATTTAGGTTGTGACCCAAATTTAGCATATTTTTAcactatttaatatatatatatcctagCTTAGTTTTGATCATAAGTTgctgaaaagaaaaggaaaagaaaagggcaAGAGTGTGGCTTCAACCTTGGTTCTCTAGCTAGTATACTAAGCTCTTCACCATTAAAATCAAGGTTCATCTCTTagttaattaattcatttaacccTATCTATTTTGGAGTGTTACATCTTGAATTAGAAAAACCCATAAAATGCATGTAGACTTGTATTGCTTGGTACTTGGTAGTATATATGTAGACTTGTATGTTGGTTAAGCTAGCTTAATTAAGACCAATGTGTTAAACTTGTCTCTGCATTGAACAATCTAgaagaaaattaagaaaaagaCTCAGAAATCACTTGAAAACATATAATACTCATATGTCATCAACTGGTTAAACTATGATCACCCATAATAGACTTTGTATTTGACTTTTTGTTGAGGGAGACCGACTCCTTCAGGAGAAGTCCCCTGAGTGTTGTTTTCCAAGTAGTCGGTGCTGCTCTAAACAACTAAAGGTATTGTCCCCATGTCGAAATTTTATCCTCAGGCTCTGTAGAATAATCATGGAGAATATATGCGAGGGAATTCAAACACCAACCAATGCATGTGTAGCCTTTACCTTGCCACCATCTTTGTGAACCTATAAGGATAAAATCGCAACAAGAGAATAGTACCatttgttgaaaagtcaaaaatgggaGGTGCAAGTGGCACCGAAAGGAAAATGGTAGGCAAGTTGTTTAAAATTGAATGGGATAATTacaattttagtccctaattttttaggccatttgcaagttagtccctgaacctcaactataaataggcctaaccatttctcatttcaaccatcccaaccaatctttctctcttagttttctctcttctcccatttgagaattcttaaggaattctatttgtttgtaatattttggagatagtaaagttatcatctggtgttagtgcccgaggacgtaggtataatttaccgaacctcgttaaaactcttgtgtttttttcttgtcctatttttctttcaatatttgagggtataatagtagtatttaattgtgctattaaattactatagaaggaatattctgactaaggaaagacttggtatttaagagatccttgtgatccacctctcttccctgggaattgaactttgtgtgattttttagtacaataatttacacgcttccgaccctattggaacaacaccATTTATTGAGGGGTCCTTCAacataataaatgaaatttaaatgCATATCTTTTTTTAATGAaagtaaatatatttaattagagAAAAGCAACGAAAAATCCAACAAGAAAATCCTTATTAAAAGATTAAAACACAATTGTACCATAAATtaaaaaagaaactaaaaaaaattaaaatctaacAAAGACAATAACTTGATGCCCCAAAGCTACCATAAACAATAATTCGTAAGAAGACCTACTGCTCATTTTATTGATTTCCATCTTGATTTTGCAAAAGAGGTTTGAATTCCGAAGAGAGCCTAATACATGAGAGCAAATGATTGAGCACAATAAAGAAAATTAGTTTattaattttcatgatttataaCACAAACTTCATAGGTACGGATACCAACATACTAGATATCAATGATTAAAATGCTAGGATAGATTAAAAATGTTGAATTAATGATAAAATTAAGAGTGACGTAATAAGTGCAAGTGTACTCATTACTCACCATCTTTGTTGAACTTGTTTGATGTTGTTTAGCAACTGTTGTTTGATTTTATTTAGCTCAACCATAACATGTTTCATATCTATTCTTTCTTCTGGTAACTCAGCTgaacaattcaagccaacttcATGATGGATGAAATACAATTTGTTTTAACATCCTCTCTTTTTAATAAATCAACATCTGCAATTTCTATCACTCCTTTAGACAATGAACTTTCCATCCAATGTCTTATAGTCACTTGTTCAGCAAAATAATTATCAGTTGGCTTTttctttgtaaaattttctataaatacaATCCCATAACTATAGACATCACATTTTATAGAAACAATTCCTGCTGATCCAAATTCTGCATTTCAAGCATAATTAGAGCATCATTAATCCTTAATTATTTCTAAAATGTTTATTCAAATATACACATGAAACAAAAATATAGAATGAAAATCAAGACTATAATCATAAAAAGAATTCACCTGGTGCCATATACCCGATAGTTGCAAGAGTCATGGTTTGTTTCACTACATCACCTTCTCCCAACAAATTGGAAATGCCAAAATCTCCCACATGTACAACCATGTCTTTATCTAGTAAAATATTGCTTGGTTTTAAGTCAGAATGAATTATAGGTGTTGGATGTCCATTGTGGAGATGTTCTATAGCTGTCGCAACATCTATCATTATGTCAACCCTTTGTATGATATGAATGAAACAGCTTTTAGAATGTAACCATTTCTCAAGGTTTCCATTAGACATGTAATCAAGCATCAAGGCTTTGAAGTCAACACTTGAGTAGCAAGTAATCACCTTGACAATATTATGATGAACTATATTACGCATAGCATCACATTCAATGTCAAAATTCCTAAATGCACCATCTGTTTGCAAATTGAAAACTTTTATTGCAACTTCCATTCCATCTAAAAGCCTCCCTTTATATATATATCTGAAACTCCCCGAACCAAGCATATTGCTTTCCTTAAATCCATTAGTTGCTTGTGAAATTTCAGCATGTGAAATTCttttcagtgttttcaaagacaACAAATCATCTTTAATTGGTAGAGTAGTACTCCTCATTTGACATCTTTTATACATAATAGTTAAGACTATTAGTACTACGACAATACCAATTGTTGGTAAACTGTACCTAAAAGTATGTAATATAATCATTTGGGAGTTTCCGTGGATTTCATTTTTGCAGAGTGGGACTAGCAATCTAGGAGGACCACAAAGTGCATAATTCTTCATGAATAATGTGCTAAAAAAGCTTAAAAAACATCATTTGGTGGGAATTTTCCCTTCAAGTCCATTGAAAGGCACATTAAAATACTTTAAATCTAAAAGCTTTCCCAAAGATTTGGGAATAACTCCAGAGAGATTGTTATTGCATAAATCTAAGAATTCCAAACTAATCAAACCATCAAATGATTTAGAGATATGACCATGTAGTATATTATTTGATAAATCTAATGAAACCAAAGTTTGAAGACCCCTAAATGTGGATAAGATATCGCCCATAAGAAGATTCCTTGATAAATTCTTCAAATTTCCAACATCAATAGCATGTGAATTGTGAAGATGGTTTGATGATAAATCTATTTTTAAGATAACTTTAAGATTCCACAAAGTTGAGGGTATTGTGAAACTCAATTT is part of the Gossypium arboreum isolate Shixiya-1 chromosome 5, ASM2569848v2, whole genome shotgun sequence genome and harbors:
- the LOC108451433 gene encoding receptor kinase-like protein Xa21; protein product: MRSTTLPIKDDLLSLKTLKRISHAEISQATNGFKESNMLGSGSFRYIYKGRLLDGMEVAIKVFNLQTDGAFRNFDIECDAMRNIVHHNIVKVITCYSSVDFKALMLDYMSNGNLEKWLHSKSCFIHIIQRVDIMIDVATAIEHLHNGHPTPIIHSDLKPSNILLDKDMVVHVGDFGISNLLGEGDVVKQTMTLATIGYMAPEFGSAGIVSIKCDVYSYGIVFIENFTKKKPTDNYFAEQVTIRHWMESSLSKGVIEIADVDLLKREDVKTNCISSIMKLA